The sequence AACGTCTAGCCATTGCTGCCGTACTGGCCATGGAACCCTCCGTCCTGGTACTGGACGAGCCCATGGCCGGATTGGACCCTCAGGGGCGTCGTCAGGTTGCCAGGCTGCTGGCAGAACTGACCGGCATGACGCAGGTGGCCTTGGAAAAAAACGCTGAATTTGTTGCTCGCTGGGCCGATCGCGTTGTCGTTCTGGCTGATGGCAAGATCGCCATGGATGGTACGCCCCACGTCATCTTTCGAGACGTAGCCTCTCTGAAGGAACTGGGGATTGCCGTTCCGCAGATTGCCGAGCTGGCAGATCGACTGAGGCAGGCCGGTGAGCAGGTGGACTTTCTTACCGCCCAGGCTGCTTTTGATCGGCTGCCGCAGCAGTCATCTGACACAGGGCCGGTGACCATGCCAGCCGTCGATTGTGGGGAAAAGGCCGATGCCTCGCCCGAGCTTCGGTCCGGTGCAATAGACATTCGCGAGCTCGTATTCAGTTACGAAGACGGCCCTCGTGCACTTGACGGAGTCGCGCTTCAAGTGCCGGCTGGACAGTTTGTGGCAATCGTGGGGCCTAATGGCAGTGGAAAGAGTACCCTTGCGCGCCACTTGAATGGCCTGCTTCGTCCCCAATCGGGAACGGTCAGCGTCAATGGCTTGCCCACCGAGGGGAGGCATGTCGGTGATCTTGCCAGGGATGTGGGCTATGTGTTTCAGAATCCCGATCACCAGATCTTTGCTGCGACGGTACGGGAGGAGATAGCGTTCGGCGCCAGCAACCTGGGCTTTTCGGGCGATGCTCTGGAATCACGGGTCGACCAGGCACTTTCGGACTTTGGCCTGGAAGCAGTCGCTGAAACACCCCCGGCGATCCTCAACTATGGCATGCGCAAGCTGGTTACGACAGCCTCCGTATGGGTCATGCAGCCATCTATCTGGGTGTTGGACGAGCCCTTTGTCGGTCTTGACGGCCGCTATACAGGCGTATTGAAACAGCATCTGCAGTCGCTCCATGAGGACGGTTATACCATCGTGTTAATAAGCCACGATTTAAGCATCGTGGCTGAGGTCGCCGAGCGGCTGGTTGTTCTCAATCGAGGAGAGGTTGTGATGGATGGATCGGTGGCTTCGGTCCTGGCCAGGACGGGGGAGTTGGCTCGCTACGGCCTTCGTCCACCACCCATCACGCGTCTTTCCAGGCAACTCGCTCCCCTGGGGTTTCCCCACCCGATTCTGACGGTGGATCAGTTTATGCAGCAACGGCGATCCTATTCAGAGGCTCTTGTCCAGGGTTAACCCCTGTTGTCAATCATTATGCTCTTTGACCTATACACGCATCCGGAAGGCTGGCTTCATCGCCTGGATCCTCGCACCAAGATCGCTATTCTGCTCTTTGGTTCGGTGCTATTCGTCGTGATCAACAATGTGTGGTTGTTGGCAGGGCTGCTGGTGATCGTTCAATTGATGTTGCTGAGCTCGCATGTGCCTTTCCATGACATCGTTCGGGCGTGGCGACAATTGCTCAGGCTGATCGTCGTCGTCGTGCTGCTGTGGCCCTTTTTCGCCAGAACTGGCGACCCTGCGCTGTTTTCCATAGGCCCACTCACCGCAACCAGAACAGGTATCCTGATGGGTGTCACCACAGCCATGCGCATCGTGGGCACCTCGTTTCTCTTTTATCTCATCCTCTTTACGACCCGTCAAAATGACCTGGTGGCCGGGTTGCGTCGACTCGGGCTGCCTTTCGAGTGGGCACTGACACTGGCAACCGCTCTACGATTCATTCCCTCCTTCTCCGCAACCATCACCCAGATCCAGGCCGCTCAGGCTGCACGCGGCTGGCAGGTAGATCGCGGGGACCTGATTGGGCGTTTTCGGGGCATGATCCCGGTGTTGACAGCCCTCATTATCAGCATATTACGTACCAGCGATACCCTGGGAATGGCGCTGGCAGCCCGCGGTGTGGGCAGTGGACGCCCCCGCACCGTGTGGCAAGACGTGAAGATGCAGCCTCTGGATTGGATCGTGCTGGTGACCATCGGCTTTTTTTTCGTTTCTCTTTTGATCGCTCGGCTGAGATTCGGAATGGGCGCCGAACTCGTGGACGTGTTCTAGGCTCATGCAGGAAGCGACCCTCTGTTTACTTCTGCAGGAAGGAAACCCTGGCGTACTCTTGTTGGGGAAGAAAAAGCGCGGTTTCGGTAAAGGAAAGATAGTCGGTTTTGGCGGCAAGATTGAGCATGGAGAGACCAGTGCCATGGCCGCAGTACGGGAACTGGAGGAGGAAACAGGCCTTCGCGTGCGAGAGGATGAGTTACACCAGCTTGCCCGCCTGACCTTCCTGTTCCCTGCCAGGCCTGAGTGGAACCACCTGGTGGCTGTCTATGTGACGACCATCTGGCATGGCGATTTGACCGAGAGTCACGAAATCACGCCGGCATGGTTCCGACTCGATGCGATCCCCTTCGAAGAAATGTGGGATGACGCCTATTACTGGATGCCCTACGTGTTGAACGGGAAACGTATCCAGGCCACCTTCACCTTCAATGATGACAACGAATCCGTTGACCGTTACGTGATCGAGCCGTGGACTGGCAAAACAGACACAGTGAGAAAATCAGGTCCTTCAACGAGCGGGGTTTAGGGCAGAAGACCGGCCTGGCTGAGACCGCTGAACAACTCCTGTGCCATGAGCCGGTGCCCCTCTTCGCTGGGATGGCCCATATCGAGAAAGACAGAGAGGTCGGGTCCGCTGGCAGCGCGCATGGCAGGCAGGGGATCGACCACGATCCAGCCATTTTGCGCTGCCCTGTCGCCAATTGCCTCTTGAAAGAGGGTATCGTCGATCCATGTCCGCGAGTCCTCGATGCCAGTATCTATCTGCCAGCGCATTGGAGAGACCAACAACACCAGCGGGACATCCTGTTCAGTGACCGTGGCCTGGATATCATCCAGTAGCTGGGTCGTCCGATCCCAGCATACCTCGCTTGAATCGATCTTCCAGTCGCTGCCACAGGGTTCGTCGCTGCTGCCAGCCTGGTTGGATGATAAAACCCGTTGTGCCAGCCGAGCCAACATGCTGTAACGCGCCAGTCCTTTTTCGCCTCCCCTGTCCCAACCGAGCGTTCCCCACAGGTTGTCTGCTGCGTCGTTGAGATGTAATTGCACGACGACAACATCTGGCTTGAGATCCATTCCGTTGGCATCCAGCCACAGCGCTTCCTGCCATGTACTGTAACCGCTAACCCCAGCGTTGATAACTTCGAATCCCTGGTCCGGGCTTAAGGTAGCCAACAGACTGGCCAGCTGGCTGGGAAAGGTATCCTCGCCACGTACCCCCCAGCCGAAAGTGACTGAGTCGCCCAGGATGAGGATGCGATAGCTTCCCGCCGGCTTTGGATCCAGTACCTCCGGTGAACGCAGGCCGATGCTGTTGATGCGAATGGGAATATTGGCGCGTCCGACCTGCTCCATGATCTCATCAGGGAAAAAGCCCGACCAGTTGGGCATCATTTGATGGTGAAATCTGTCATCGCCGATGTATAAGGGCTGATTACCACCTGGATCTTCCAGAGAGACCTGATCCTCGATCTCCTCCGGTGTGGGAATGTCCGCCAGGGTTGGCGCCAGATTGACCACGCCGACGCTGTCTGCCAGGCGCACCAATCCTTCCGCAAGGAAGAGGGAAACCACTATGGAGAAGAGTAGAATCGCCAGACCGGGCAGAAGTTGCCGTGCGGATCCTGTCTCAGTCTGTTCCGGTTCCGTTTCGTGTACGTTCTGGTCAGCTTGCTGTGCCATTGAGCCTTTCTTCAGGGATGCTTACATCCAGGAGATGTGTGGTGTGAATGTGCCGTCGGGTACGGGTTTCGGCGCGCAATACCAGGGATTCCGTCTCGGCCACCGTGCCATGGTATATCGCACCGGAAAGCAGCAAGCCGTCGGTGATACCGGTAGCGGCAAAAAAGATCTCGTCGGTTCTGACCAATTCGTCGCAGTCGACGACCTGTTTTGGATCGAGTCCCGCGGCTTGAACAGCAGTCCACTCAGATTCGCTTTGTGGGGCCAATCGACCCAGCATATGCCCGCCCAATGACTTCACTGCACAGGCCGAAATGACACCTTCTGAAATGCCTCCAACTCCCATGAGAATATCAACATTGGATGTGGGGTGAGCCGCTATCAGAGCGCCGGCAACATCGCCATCGGAACGCAGAAGAACCCGAGCGCCGGCAGAACGTATCTCTTCCACCAAATCTCGATGCCGGGGGCGATCCAGAATGAAGACCACCAGGTCCCGTACCGATTTTCTTTTTACCCGGGCTACCAGGGCAAGGGTCCAGGCAGCAGGTGCGTCCATGCATTCCGGAACCAGTGCGTCGGCCGCAGCATAATCTACCACGATCTTTTCCATGTAGGCGGCCGGTGCAGGTGCCCACATGGTATCCCTTGGCGCTACCCCGACAACTGAGATAGCGTCCGAATACCCCAGGGCCAAACGATTCCTGCCATCGATGGGATCGACGACAACGTCCACTTCCGGCCCCTCACCGTTTCCGACGCGGGTTCCACTGTCCAACAGGGAATGTTGGCCAAGTCTACCCTCCTCGCCAATTACAATCCGCCCTTCCATCGAAAGAGAGTTCAACGCGCGAAACATGGCTTCAGAGGCTTCATTGTCTGCCGCATCAGGGTTTCCGAGACCCATCCAGCGTCCGGCTTTCAGGGCAGCTGCTTCGGTAACCCTAACCAGATCCAGACCCAGATTACGGGGGGGATGATCTGACATCATTATAACTCCTGTGAGCAAAGTTGGCGAAAATCGTCCACTTTTAATCAACTGCTTCCAGTAGCTTCGCTGCTTCCCAGGCCACCAGCCCACCCTCCAGAACCATCACGTTCTCGTAGCCCTCGCTTCGTAGTTTCTGGGCTGCCCGGGTACTGCGACGGCCAGTTTGGCACGTCAGCACGACCGGACGATCCGACGGGATTTCGACCCCGTTCATCAAAATCTGGGGCAACGGCAGAAGCTCAGCCTGGGGAACATGTGCTCGACGGTACTCCCTCGGTTCCCTTACGTCCAGGACCAGGGGTGGACCCTCGCTGCTCAGCTCTTTCCACAGATCCGCGGGAGCGATGGTGGGAATCGAGCTAGCGGGAACAGCGGTGTGGAGCGCAGGATCCACCGGCAGCGTGCGTTTCGGGAGGTTTTGGCATTCTTTGAAGACCCGAACCTCACATTCATAGATACATATGGCAGGATCCAACACCTTATGGAAAAGGTATCCCAGGGCTCCATCCTCATCCAGGATATGGTCCGTTCCAACCATGTCAATGAAATCGACCGATTCCATCAACTCCAGTACCGGTTCTCTAACTCGAACGAAGAAGACATCGCCGCCCATATCCCGGTAGATGCGCACGACATTTTCCAGCATGTGAATGCCGCTGATATCGATCTCGTTCACGCTGTGCATGCGGAGGACGAGATAGCGCTGACCAGGATGGGCGTCCAGATTCTCGATAATCGCATCCTCTATGTTGTTGGCTGCGCCAAAATAGATGTCGCCCATGATCTCCAGCATACCCAGTTGAGGGCAGGCAGGTCGTGCTTCGCTTCCGGAACTACTGACCTCCTCAACCATGTGCTGATAGCTCTCATCGGGCACGACCGAGCGAACCTGGGGTACACTTGTGCGCCAAAGGTAGAAGGCCAGGGACATCAGGATGCCTGTTAAAACGGCAAATTGAAGGGGAAGCAACAGGGTCGCAAGCAGGGTCGCAAGCATTATGATCTTGTCCCCCTGGGTGCCTTGCCAGATGCGACTGATCTCAGCGCGATCGATCATACCCAACGCTGTCACGATCAAGACAGCTGCCAGCGCTGTGCGGGGCACATAGGTGGCCATCGGAGCCACCGCCAGCATGATGACCATGACAAGAAGCCCGGAGATTACTGAAGCCACCTGTGAGCGCGCCCCTGACTCGAAGTTTACGGCGGAACGGGTGAATGAACCAGAACATGGATAGCCAGAAAAGAAACCGCACGCGATATTGGCGAGACCCTGCCCGATGAACTCCTGATTGCTGTCCAATCGCTGCCCGGTCTGGCTGGCGATAGAGCGCGAGATGGACATAGCTTCAATCAAACCGATAACCGACACGGCCAGCGCACCGGTTGAGAGATCGGCGATCAACTCAAAATTAAAGATCGGCGGAACAGCGAACTGCGGCAACGTGCGTGGCAATTCGCCCAGCACCCTGACTCCTTGTTGGTCCGCACCCGATAGGGCCACGACCACTGAGGCCGCTATCATGCCGAGCAGGGGTGCCGGCAGCTTGGGCCAGAATCGTCGTATCAACAGGATCAAGATCAGCGTGCCGATACCCAGGAGGATGGTCTGGGCATGCGTTTCTGGCAGGTGGATGATAATTGCCCCGGAGGTCGTGATCAGGCTGGGAGAACTGGGAATATTCAGGCCCAACAGGTGACTCAGCTGACTGACACAGATTAGTATTCCCGCACCGGCAGTAAAGCCAACAACCACGGAATCTGACACAAAGTTTACGAGAACGCCAAGCCCTGCCAGGCCCATCACGAGGCGAAAGACCCCTATCATGACCGCCATCAGGGCCGCTGCCGCCACATATTCCTGCGGTCCGGCCACGGCGAGAGGCAGCAAGACCGAAAGAGCCAACAAGGACGATGTGTTGGTGGGGCCTGTATGGAGTTGATGGGATGACCCCCAGAGCGCGCCGACGATAGCTGCGACGACGGCTGTGTACAGGCCGACTTGTGGTGGCAAGTCGGCAACCAGCGCAAATACGATGGCTTGTGGCACCAACACCACAGCCACCGTTAAACCAGCGATGAAATCGGGGCGAAAATTGCTGCGATCGTATGATCGGAGGATACGAGCGGGTTGGAAAAAGAAGGAGGACGCCTTGCCCAGACTTGCCAGGAGCGACTTATCCAGAGGTCGGCGCTGGGCCACACTACCTTCCACGGCCTGCCGGTCCTTTGGTTCCAGGTCTACGCGATGGCTTCGGATGCGGCGATATTATTCTGCAACCTGAATCGATCCATCGAACCCGATCGGCCAGAGCAGCATGGGTGTGGTTGGGAAAAGGCTTGGCGTTGCGATAGGCGATATAACCACAAGTAATACAGACCACTCGCCGCCGTTGATCGCCGGGCGGCAGACGTTCCTCCAATGCCTGACCACAGTGCGGACAATAGAGGGGAAACATGAGCAAATTGTAACACAAGGCTTGTGAAATGGGAAGGGTTGAAACCTTGACAAACAGGATGGTTCGATCTAGAATTGCCTCGCGAGCGAAGGCTCGCATCAGGGTTCCTGATGGCTCTGCCCATCTAGCCACGTTGCAGCCACTGTGAGGGCAATGTCACTGGAAAGTCCTCGTCCCGCATCGTCCGGTTCATGGTCGTCCAGTTTATTATGTCGGTTAATACATCACCCAGATCTAACAATGTTCAGCAAGAGAACCAGCCTCCTGGTCAAATGCGTGCCAGCGGCGGTGCTTTGCCTAACCTGCTGCTCTACGTAAATCGTCAGGCGAGCAACCCTTTGCGATATGCTTGGGAACAGGCGATCATGGCACTGATCGGCTGGATTCCCACGGTTGTGGGGGTTGCATTGCGCTCCGCCCTTTACCGGTTTATTCTGCGCATGGACGGTGTGGCTGCTGTCGAAAACAGTGTGCGGCTGCGTTTTGCCAGCAATATCAGGTTGGGTGACGGTGTCTATCTGGATCAGGGCAGCTATCTGCATGCAACCCCTGGCGGAATCGAGATTGGTAGCGGTAGTTTCGTCATGCACGGGGCTGTTTTGCATGTCTACAATTTTCGTGCTTTGCCCCACGCCTTTATTCGTATTGGCGAGGATAGTCTGATTGGCGAATACTGTGTGTTGCGAGGGCAGGGCGGCATCTCCATTGGTGATCGGGTCTATTTTGCCCCTCAGGTTCAGGTGTTGGCGGTGAATCACAACTACGACGATCCGAAAAGACCGATGGTAGATCAGGGCCTCACCGCGGACGGAATTGTGATCGAGGACGATGTTTGGATCGGAGCCGGTGCTATCATCACCGATGGCGTGCATATCGGCAAGCGTTCAATCGTTGCGGCTGGAGCCGTGGTTACCTCGGACGTGCCGGACCGAACTGTAGTGGGTGGTGTGCCAGCCCGCCCTTTGAAGACCCTGTCCTGATGTCGCGAATGGATTATCCACGCACACTGTGCAAAAAAAAGAAGAAATGGGAGATTTCTCCATGACAACACTTTCCGTCGTCATTCCGGCTCTTAACGAAGAAGACGGCATTGCGGAAATAATGGCGCGGGTGCTGGCGGTTGGTTCCGACCTGGCGTCCATGGGCGTCGATGATCTGGAGTTGATCGTGGTAGATGACGGTTCCACCGACCGCACCGCTGAGATCGTGGAATCCACACCGGGCGTAAAGCTTGTGCAGCATCCGGTGAACAAAGGTTATGGTGCCGCTCTGAAATCGGGTTTTCGTTCAGCCGAAGGTGAGTTTTTGGGCTTTCTTGATGCTGATGGCACCTATCCGCCCGAGTATTTCCCTCAGTTGTGCCAGGTTTTGCTGCAAAATGGCAACGATATTGTCGTGGGGTCGAGAATGGCTGGCGCTGACAGCGATATGCCAATGACCCGCCGTATCGGCAATACCGTTTTTGCCAGCATGATCAGTATTCTCAGCCGTCAACGGATCACTGATAGCGCCAGCGGTATGCGGGTTTTCCGTCGAGAGGCCCTTGAGAAGCTCTATCCGCTGCCCGATGGCCTCAACTTCACACCGATCATGAGTACTCGCGCCCTTCACGAGGATATTCACATGGTGGAGGTGCCGATTCCCTACAGCGAGCGAGTGGGCGATTCCAAGCTTAGCGTCGTACGGGATGGAACTCGCTACGTCCAGACCATTACCTGGACGGCGATGAACTACAATCCTGTGCGAATTTTGGGTGGCCTGGGTCTTATTGCACTGGGCCTGGCAGGCGTGATCGCACTGGTCACCTTCGTTGCCCGGCTTAGCGGGGTGACTGAGGTCGGTCCTATTGGAGCGTTTGCCCTGTTTTCGATGATGATATTGGCAATGACCGGAGTCAGTCTCTTCAACCTGGGGGCAACTTTCAATTATCTCGTGTCTCTATTTCACCATCGCCCCGTCAAGCAGGGGTTGTTCGGTAAGCCGATTTTTGATCCATCCCTGGATCGCCATTTTTGGTGGATGGGATTGCTCTTGGGCGTTGCCGGGCTTTTGCTGGGCGTTGCGAGTCTGATTATGGCGCTCAACGGCTGGCCCGCGGGCAAGATGTGGTTTTACTACCTTCTCAGCGCTGTACTCTTTCTCTTGGGACTCCAGTTTGTCATGTCGTGGATTCTGATGCGGGTTCTCGAGGAGTTGAGTGAGCGTGATGCGCTGGCAGCTAAGGACCTTGGTACCAAGTTTTAGTGTTTGAGGGGATAACGTCTGAGGTGAAAGTGGAGAGTTCGATATGACTGAAAAAGACCAACTGAAGCGCAATCTGGGTACTCGCCGGATGCCTGCACTGCGCCCGTCCAGTTTTCCTGATGCCGGTGCCATCGTGGAGACACTGACCTCGTCAGCACGTCCCCCGGTCGGTGTAGATATTCTGCTCGTCAACCCACCATCACCCGATGGTGGGATATGGATCCGCAGCCAGCATCGGGTAGGCCGACGCAGCCGGGAGAACATGATATGGCCTCAGATCGGTCTTGCTCAAATGGCTGCCTTGTTGGCCCCAGACTATACTGTCGAGGTCGTTGATGCCATCGCGAGCAGGATGTCCTGGCAGGAATTCGAACGTTTGCTGGAAGAAAAATATCCCAGGTATTACCTTACTCAGGTTACGGCGCCGACGTTGCGCAACGATATGTATGGTGTCTTTCTGGCCAAATCCTTGGGGTCTCAGACGATTGCGTTCGGAACCCACGTCACGCCCATGACCCTCGAGACCATGCGCCCTTTTCCTGCGCTGGACTTCATTCTGCGCGGCGAACCGGAGGCCACACTACGCGAACTACTGGATACTTTGCAGGATCAGGAACCCAGTGACCCTCACGTCGCCAAGATGGTGGAAGACACCAGGTTGGCCAGAGGCACCACGGCACGCAAGACCAGGGACAGCGACCTGGAGCTGCAGTTGTCACCGTTCGCGCCTGCCACACTTGAACGAATAGGGAAGGCAACGACGGCATCGGCCATGGAGTCGCCGCTTGCCGGTATTCTGGGCCTTGCATGGCGGTATGATAATGAGATCATAATCAACCGGGATCGCCCCTTTTTTCCCGATCTGGACGATCTGCCCATGCCACTGCACCATCTGTTGCCATATGAAAAGCAGCATATGCCGATGCTGAAGGGCCCATTTACGTTCATCGTGACCAGCCGCGGCTGCCCTGCAGGTTGTAAATATTGCATCAAACATGTGTCGTACCAGAACAGCGTTCGCCTGCGCTCGCCAGAGAAGCTATACGAAGAACTGGTTATCCTTTCAGAACTGGGGATTCACAATGTTCATATGTACGCCGATCTGTTCACGGTCAGCCGCGAGCAAGTTGTAACTTTGTGCAATCTCATCATCGAAAATGGCTTGAAGGTGACCTGGACCTGCAACAGCCGTGTCGACTTCGTTGACGCGGAAATGTTGCAACTGATGGGGCAAGCCGGGTGCTTCATGATTTCCTGGGGAATCGAAAGCGCCAATGAGGAGATATTGAAACGGGCTCGCAAGGGCTATCGCAAGGAACAGGCCTACGATGCACTTGTGTGGGCCAGAGAAGCCGGAATCAAGAATTGGGGCTATTTCATCATTGGACTGCCCGGTGAAACCGAGGAGTCGATCCAGGAAACGATCACGTACAGCAAAATGCTGCCCCTTGACATCGCCCTGTTCCACATTGCGGCACCCTATCCTGGCACCCCTTTCTTCTACGATGTGGTGGAGAATGGTTGGTTTCGACCGGGTACCAAGTGGGAGGAGGTCGACATGGATCAGTCTACCGTGCTCGACTATAGTAATCTGTCGGCTGAAAGGCTCGAGTATTGGCAGAAGCGTGCCACGCGGGAATGGTCCTTCAGGCCGGGCCCGATGTGGACCTTTGTTAAAGGCCTCAATAGCTGGGAGGGGTTCAAGAGCGCCATGAGTATCGGCGTTCAGACGCTTAAGTACGTATGGAGCTAGCTTGAGTCATCAATACGGCGATCCAACCCTGGGCGATGGCGTTGGGCCACACTCGCCGGTCACTCTCTTTCGGCCACTGCCACTGCTCATTTCGGGGGGCTTGATCATTAGCGCTTTGATAGGTGTTTGGGCAGCCTACGACCGGGAACAAGCCTGGATGCGGTTCTCGCTCATCTCCATCGGTGTGGCACTGATGCTCGGCATTGCCTGGATGGGTTGGCGGGGACGAATGGATATACTGGGCATCTTTGGCCTGCTCTGTGCACTGCTTGGGGCAGCAATCGGTGCCTATTTCCTTCTGACCTTCGACTGGGCGGGCAATCAGGGAAAATTTGCGCCGATCCAAGCGGCAGGCCTCTGGCTTCAGGTCCATCGCCCCGCAATCCCGGTTCCCGAGGATATCAACGCCAATGTGGCTGGTAGCAGTCTGGCGATTCTTCTTCCACTGGGGGCTGTGGGCCTTTTCTGGGGATGGAGTCGCGACAAGCGTACCGTGGCGATCATCGCTGCCCTGTCGTTGCTCTTCGGGTTTCTGATTCTATTCCTGACGCAGTCCCGAGCAGCCTGGCTCGGACTGGCAGCCGGCCTGGCTGTGGCCCTCTACCTGGCAGTGCGACCAGGCCTGGAAAACTTCCCGCGCCGGCGTCTGCTGTTGGACCTGGTTGCTTTGGCAGGGGGGCTTCTTGTCCTTGTCCTCTTCTGGCTGGTGGCATCGAGCCCCACTCTTGCCGAATCGTTGGGCTCGATCGGCGTTGGTGTCAGCCTCACCAATCGCGCCGAGCTCTGGCGCGACGGGATGAACCTGGTAGCAGATTACCCCTTCACGGGCAGCGGCCTGGGCAGCACCATGATGGTCTACTCCACCTATGGACGGTTGTTGCATGTCGGATTTATCACCCATATGCACAATCTGTTCTTGCAGATCACCATCGAGCAGGGAATACCCGGGCTTCTTTTTTTTCTGCTGTTGCTTGTCCTGGCCTGGTGGAGTCTGCTAAGCGCCTACCGGTCGGGTGAAAACCGCTGCTTCTGCGTACCGGTGGCAGCATCCTTGGTCGCCCTGGTGGTGCAAGGCCTTGTCGACGTTGGTATTTATGCCAGCTACGCGCTTCCGGTTCTTTTCTTGCCCATCGGGTTTGCACTGGCCCTGGGGCAGCCACCCAGGGTACTCCGGCGAAGCAAGAATGTCACCCTGGCACTGACGAGTGTATCGATCATCGTCGTGGCAATGTGTGTAGTGTTGATTGTACCTTCCAGTCAGGCTGCATTGCAAGCCAATCTGGGCGCCGTTGCCCAAACACAGCGGGAACTCTCCGCTTACAGCTGGCCCGAGTGGCCCATTCAGGATGCCCTCAGGCGCTCACCTGATATTGACCTGTCAGCTGCAATTGCCCGATACAAAGCAGCACTTGATCGTGATCCAAAGAATGCAACCGGCAACCGGCGACTGGGGCAGATTGAGCTTTCAAGAGGCAGGTATGAAGCGGCCCGATGGTACCTGGAAGCAGCGTATGCGACATCACCTCGTCAATCGGTGACCCGGCATCTGCTGGGCGAGGTATATGCCATCGATGGCGATCTGGACCTGGCAACGTCCTTTCTTCGCAGCGTCGACATCGGCCATGGCCAGTTTCAGACCAGGGTATGGTGGTACGAAACTGTCGGCGAGACTGAAGGAGCTCAGCGGTTACGGGAAGCTGGCGGGTTTTGACATCGGCATGGCCCTGGAATTTGATCATTTTGGCATTGGAGACTATCATGAGGGTTCGTGATGTATCTAGCATCTTGTGATGGCGAAAAAACTACTGGCTTTCGCAAGCGACCTGGTGGGTTGCTAACATATGAAAAAACTATTCAGAAACCTTAGAAAATCCAAGCCTTCCTTGCCTGTGATCGTCGTTTCCGGTTTGCCTCGATCTGGAACGTCGATGATGATGAAAATGTTGGAAGCAGGTGGCCTGACGGTGGTAACCGACCAGATTCGTACCGCGGACGAGGATAATCCAAAGGGATACTATGAGTTCGAACGGGTAAAACAGCTTGATAAGGGTGATACATCATGGGTATCCGACGCGCAGGGAAAAGTGGTCAAAGTAATCTCGGCCTTGTTGGAACACCTGCCACCTGACTATGACTACAACGTAATCTTCCTGCAGCGCAGTATCGAGGAAGTTTTGGCATCCCAGAAGAGAATGCTGGAACGTCGCGGGGAACCAACCGATCGGGTAAGTGATGAGGAGATGGCCCGCTTGTTTGCCAAGCACACTCAGAAAGTGGATCTGTGGTTAAACAGTCAGCCGAATATCTCAGTTCTCTATGTAGATTACAACGAGGTGGTGAGTAACCCCCATCAATCCGTAGGTCAGGCGAATCGATTCCTGGGCGGGCATTTGGATGAGCAAGCGATGATCTCAGCTGTCGATCCTCAACTCTATCGAAATCGGGCAAACCTGAACCAAATCTCAACTCG is a genomic window of Chloroflexota bacterium containing:
- a CDS encoding ABC transporter ATP-binding protein encodes the protein MSAIVLDDVSFAYPSYSSDTPPSNLLRGLSLSVPKGQRIAVMSAIGAGKTTLALILTGLAPAMTGGKLQGSVSIDGLDARLMSAAELSTHVGLIFQEPERQLFTMAVDQEVAFGLEGLALAPVEIRERVAWILDRTGLTGLEDRPPWQLSGGEKKRLAIAAVLAMEPSVLVLDEPMAGLDPQGRRQVARLLAELTGMTQVALEKNAEFVARWADRVVVLADGKIAMDGTPHVIFRDVASLKELGIAVPQIAELADRLRQAGEQVDFLTAQAAFDRLPQQSSDTGPVTMPAVDCGEKADASPELRSGAIDIRELVFSYEDGPRALDGVALQVPAGQFVAIVGPNGSGKSTLARHLNGLLRPQSGTVSVNGLPTEGRHVGDLARDVGYVFQNPDHQIFAATVREEIAFGASNLGFSGDALESRVDQALSDFGLEAVAETPPAILNYGMRKLVTTASVWVMQPSIWVLDEPFVGLDGRYTGVLKQHLQSLHEDGYTIVLISHDLSIVAEVAERLVVLNRGEVVMDGSVASVLARTGELARYGLRPPPITRLSRQLAPLGFPHPILTVDQFMQQRRSYSEALVQG
- a CDS encoding energy-coupling factor transporter transmembrane component T, which encodes MSIIMLFDLYTHPEGWLHRLDPRTKIAILLFGSVLFVVINNVWLLAGLLVIVQLMLLSSHVPFHDIVRAWRQLLRLIVVVVLLWPFFARTGDPALFSIGPLTATRTGILMGVTTAMRIVGTSFLFYLILFTTRQNDLVAGLRRLGLPFEWALTLATALRFIPSFSATITQIQAAQAARGWQVDRGDLIGRFRGMIPVLTALIISILRTSDTLGMALAARGVGSGRPRTVWQDVKMQPLDWIVLVTIGFFFVSLLIARLRFGMGAELVDVF
- a CDS encoding NUDIX domain-containing protein, with protein sequence MQEATLCLLLQEGNPGVLLLGKKKRGFGKGKIVGFGGKIEHGETSAMAAVRELEEETGLRVREDELHQLARLTFLFPARPEWNHLVAVYVTTIWHGDLTESHEITPAWFRLDAIPFEEMWDDAYYWMPYVLNGKRIQATFTFNDDNESVDRYVIEPWTGKTDTVRKSGPSTSGV
- a CDS encoding SGNH/GDSL hydrolase family protein, which translates into the protein MAQQADQNVHETEPEQTETGSARQLLPGLAILLFSIVVSLFLAEGLVRLADSVGVVNLAPTLADIPTPEEIEDQVSLEDPGGNQPLYIGDDRFHHQMMPNWSGFFPDEIMEQVGRANIPIRINSIGLRSPEVLDPKPAGSYRILILGDSVTFGWGVRGEDTFPSQLASLLATLSPDQGFEVINAGVSGYSTWQEALWLDANGMDLKPDVVVVQLHLNDAADNLWGTLGWDRGGEKGLARYSMLARLAQRVLSSNQAGSSDEPCGSDWKIDSSEVCWDRTTQLLDDIQATVTEQDVPLVLLVSPMRWQIDTGIEDSRTWIDDTLFQEAIGDRAAQNGWIVVDPLPAMRAASGPDLSVFLDMGHPSEEGHRLMAQELFSGLSQAGLLP
- the glpX gene encoding class II fructose-bisphosphatase, producing the protein MMSDHPPRNLGLDLVRVTEAAALKAGRWMGLGNPDAADNEASEAMFRALNSLSMEGRIVIGEEGRLGQHSLLDSGTRVGNGEGPEVDVVVDPIDGRNRLALGYSDAISVVGVAPRDTMWAPAPAAYMEKIVVDYAAADALVPECMDAPAAWTLALVARVKRKSVRDLVVFILDRPRHRDLVEEIRSAGARVLLRSDGDVAGALIAAHPTSNVDILMGVGGISEGVISACAVKSLGGHMLGRLAPQSESEWTAVQAAGLDPKQVVDCDELVRTDEIFFAATGITDGLLLSGAIYHGTVAETESLVLRAETRTRRHIHTTHLLDVSIPEERLNGTAS